The genomic window CtccaaatagcttcttggttagggtggGACTTTGTacccacttccccttctccataCTGgggttttgtctggtttgaattaGTGCTGGCCTTGTGCGTGCTATCACAGTCTCTAAGTACATATGTGATCAACCGTGTTGGGTCTGGAAGACGCTGTTTCCTTAAAGTCATCTtttacctctggctcttacaatctttttgtctcctctttgGCATACATCCTTGAGCCTTGAGGTGAGGGGTTTGATAAAAAcatctcatttagggctgagtgtttcaAAGTgtctcattctctgcacattgtccattTGTGGGTCTCGgtgttaattattatttttttaaagatttatttattaattatgtatacagtgttctgcctgtgtgcatacctgcaccccagaagagggcaccagatctcattacagatggttgtgagccaccatgtggttgctgggaattgaactcaggacctctggaagaacagtcagtgttcttaaccgctgagccatctctccagccctcggtGTTAATTATTGTCTCTTGCAAGAAGAAGCTCCTCTGAGGAGGACTGAGAAATTGGGCACAGCAATATGTTGTTGCTATCGTTGTACTGttgtgttcatttagcagaataataatagtaagttCTCCCCTAAGCCTGTGATCCACCTAATAGCAGAGTCTTGCCCTCATTAACTGTGTCAGGGTTCTAGCTCATGGAGTAAAACTTAAAtccaattcttttaaaaaatagtcagtTATTCCTATTTGTGCTATAGTTGCACCAATTTATTTTTTGCAGGCAGTCACTGTTGTAGCTTGCAGGTTTTGTGGCTGAGtgatattaattacttttctcctcaAGTAATGTTCACagcaccttccagcaccatgAATATTAGTTAGCAGTAAAGTTTTTGTTGGGCACCAGCTCAATTTCTTCATGGTCTATGACATAATTAAGTCAGCAATGGGGTCTTTCCATCAGGTTAGGGAGGATAGCCAATATCCTTGGCAATAATTTGTGATGTTTAGATGATCCTAGGGACCCATTGGGCCAACAACTTATTAAGATATAACGCATTCATGGCATTAGCAGCTTGTGGGTGGTGTTGATGAAGACATTtaagctgagtgtggtgatgcacaactgtaatcccaacactccagaggctgCAGTAGGATGCcagcaaattcaaggtcagcaatTCCCCCATttcagacaaaacaaaatcaaagtccAAAGGATGCTTCATATGAATGTTGGGCCTTCCCATTCCGAATAAAGAATCGTTTTTCATATCCCCTTAGTTGAAATGGCCTTCCTCAGAAGCCTCCTCATAGCCCCTATGACGTCTTTGTTCCTCAGAGTGTAGATGAATGGATTAGCCATAGGAGTAATGACACAGTAAAACAGAGTCAAGACCTTGATGAGGTCTTGGGAGCCTTCTTCGGAAGGTTGCATGTAGATGTAGATACCTGGCCCATAAAATAAAGACACCACCAGCAAGTGAGATGAGCAAGTGTTGAAAGCTTTAAGCCTCCCAGCCGCAGAAGGAATTCGAAGTACAGTTTGGGCGATGTAACTATAAGACACAAGTATCATGGAGAGGGGACCCATTATCAAGAATGTGGCCACCACTGATAAAGTGATCTCATTGACTGTGGTGTCCCCACAAGACATCTTAATAAGCCCAGGCAGCTCACAGAAGAAGTGGTCCAGCATCTGGTTCCCACATAGGGGCAACTGTACAGTGAGGGTAGACTGCAGTAGAGAATTGGCCAGGCCAGTGAGCCAAGCAGTGCTGGACAGCTGCAGACAGAGCCTGTGGTCCATGATGACAGAATACCTCAGAGGCTTGCACACAGCCACATAGCGATCTAAGGCCATGATGCCCAGCAGAACACATTCTGTGCAGCCTAGCCAATGAAACACATAGGCCTGGGCCATGCAGCCTAGGTAAGTGATGTTCTTGTTGAACCCCTGTAAGTTGAAGAGCATTTGAGGGACAGTTGTGGTGGTGAAACAGAGATCCAAAAATGATAGGCTGGTaaggaagaaatacatgggaCTTCGGAGCTGGGAATCAAGCTGAGAGACCAGAATAATAGCAATGTTTCCCAGCAATGTGAACATGTAGGAGATCAGGAGGACAAAGAAGAGAGGACGATCCAGCCATGGGTATTTGGTAAAGCCCAAGAGAATGAAATCTTCTGGAAAAGCTCTATTGATGAGCTTCATTGAATTTCCAAAGGAGAGCGCCCCaataaaatcaaggaaaaaaaggatgatctgaaaaaaaatcaaagttggcAGGAATTCtgaaaacactagaaaaatataaactttttatGGGAGAAAGACTGGAGGATATATGCCATCCACAGAAATCATCATAGAGGctctaataaatgaaatgatttaTAGGTAACTCTTCTTGATATTgaacctgtcttagttaggatttttgtttgtttgtttgtttttcaagacagggtttctctgtagctttggagcctgtcctggaacttgcttttgtagaccaggctggcctcaaactcacatagatctgcctgcctctgcctcctgagtgctgggattaaaggcatgcaccaccactgctcaggttttagttagaatttctattgctatgaccaaagcaactcttagaaagaaaacatttaattggggtggatTGCTTagaatttcagaggttcagttcattatcatcccGATGGGgggcatggtggcgtgcaggcagacatgacgCTGGAGTAGtagcagagagttctacatcttgcaggcaacaggaaagagACTGTGACACTGAGCAAAGCTTGAGAgaagacctcaaatcccacccccacagtgagGGTCTCCTCCAaaaaggtcacacctactccgacaaaaccacacctcctaatagtgccactccctatgagattatggggccaattacattcaaactactacaggaACCTACCTACTTCTTAAACAAAACTGTAATTGCACAGAATAAAAGATGCctgtaattataattatagaCTGAATTGAGGATCCActcttgcctttttaaaaaaaaatgattatttgaaAAATTGGTGTTGCTGGGTATTTGGATGCAGCAGAAAAATATCTTTCTCTTTTGAAGGAATGAAAAAAGTCATCTCTAGAAGAGGAAGAGTAATGGAGCACCTCATTCAAAAAGGAGGACTTGTGCTTGCATCAAAAGTCCCTGTGTGGAAAAGTTGGGCATGGCGGCGCATGCCTGCAGTCCTAATGCTTCAAAGACGGAGACAGGAGGGGCCCTGCAGCCTACAGCCCAGCTAATTGTGCCAAATTAGCAAGTTCTATTCAGTGAGAGACTTGACCTTGAAATATAGAGTGGGAAGGGGTTTGAAGAGATGCTCAGTGCTGAAGAGGTCCTTCTGCTCTTGTATTTAGtacccagcacccaagtcaggtggctcacagatgCCTGTAGCTTTAGCCCTGGAGAacatgccctcttctgtcttctgcaagcatgcatgagcacacatgcacgtgcacgcacacacacactcacattaaataaataaataaatgaatgaacgaataaatgaataaacaaacaaaaataaaatttttaaaaggtgaaGGTCAGACATGGgactttaatccctgcactcaggagactgggAAGCAACATGGGCTGCATCGTGAGTTCCTGACAGCTGGCATTGACCTCCACCTCACGAAggtctacctactctctctctctctctctctctctctctctctctctctctctctctctctctcacacacacacacacacacacacacacactcacacacacacacagagacacacacacacactcacacacacacacacacacatacacacacacacacacacacacacacacggatgacCGAAGACAAGAGATGGAAAGCTGGGAGAGGATATGAAGGCATCTGGGGACAGGGAGAGCATTAGCTGGTAAGGCAGTGGTGACAAACAGTAGCAAGGCATGGGTGTGAAACAGAAGGGTTAGAAACCCACACTTTGAGGTTCTAGAAGTCTAGAAAAGCAGTGATGAGAAAGGAAAAGCGTCATTGGTGTGAGCACTGCATGGGATAGTTTAAATCGAAACTCTCTTTGGAAATTCAATTTTAACTTTGGCAGGCAAGAATCAGCCTGAGTGTCTCTCCTGAGGACTCTTAGAGATCTCTGGCTCAACTTAACTAgcttctgaatttaaaaaaaaacataaagtccCTGAATTCCTGGCTGGGATGGTTTGTTATAATAGTTTAATCACCAAAACTAGGGACATATGGAGACAGAGGTAATGTTAGGGGGTTGTCTCCAATCAGAGGAAATAACACAGTTGTTGACTTGATGACAGGGACCAGGTCTTCACAGATAAAGTAGTACAGGAAAAG from Microtus pennsylvanicus isolate mMicPen1 chromosome 4, mMicPen1.hap1, whole genome shotgun sequence includes these protein-coding regions:
- the LOC142848269 gene encoding olfactory receptor 2B11-like, encoding MKLINRAFPEDFILLGFTKYPWLDRPLFFVLLISYMFTLLGNIAIILVSQLDSQLRSPMYFFLTSLSFLDLCFTTTTVPQMLFNLQGFNKNITYLGCMAQAYVFHWLGCTECVLLGIMALDRYVAVCKPLRYSVIMDHRLCLQLSSTAWLTGLANSLLQSTLTVQLPLCGNQMLDHFFCELPGLIKMSCGDTTVNEITLSVVATFLIMGPLSMILVSYSYIAQTVLRIPSAAGRLKAFNTCSSHLLVVSLFYGPGIYIYMQPSEEGSQDLIKVLTLFYCVITPMANPFIYTLRNKDVIGAMRRLLRKAISTKGI